The following is a genomic window from Amycolatopsis australiensis.
TGGGTGGGGAAAACGAAGACCTCCGTTGTGTTCGGTGCCGGCGTCGGGCACCAGCACCACACACGGAGGTCTTCGCCGTGATCGACCCGGCGCGCCGCTCAATCGCCGGCAACGTCCATGGTCCACACAACCATCGCCGCCGCGGCGGGTCAGCCCGCCGGGCGCGACCGGATCGGGAACACCAGCGGGTTCACGTCGTCGTGACTCGTCGAGGTCAGGACGGGCAGCGTGACCAGCCAGTGGTCGCCGACCTCGCTCGTGGTGCCCAGCCGGCACCGGTAGTGCAGCGCGGCGCCGAGCACGTGCACCGCGGTTCCGTCGGCCGCCACGACGACCGGGATGTCGTTGAGCCGTTCCGCGGCCGGCCGCCGGGCGATCCGGAAAGCCACGTCGTCCTGCAGGTCGGACAGCACGCTGACGCCCACCGTCTCCGCCGTGCGCAGCAGCGGCCACGTCGTCGATTCCTTGCGGATCGCCACCGACATGATCGGTGGCGACAGCGACACCGCGTTCAGGGACGTGCACACCATCGCCTGCCCGGTCCCGCCGACCACCGCGGCGACCACCGCCACCGCGGCCGGGTGCCGGGCGTAGCAGTGCCTGGTCACCTCGGCCGCGGCCGGTGCGCTGGTCATGTCCCGGCCTCCGCCCCGGCGGTTTCGCCGAGCTGCCGGACCGCCATCGCCAGGCGTTGCGACCGGTCGCCCTTGACGCGGATCACCGGCACGCCGAGGTTCCCGGCCACCGACAGCATCCGGCTGTCGAGCAGTTCCCGGAACGCCTCGCTGATGGGCGGCGGCTCGTCCGCGAGCGGGCGTTCGTTCGGCACGTGGACGAAGGCGTGATACGTCTGCGCCGCATACCGGCCGGCCTCCACCGAAACACGCTCGATGATCTCAGCTTCCCTGGGCAGCTCGGGCCGCGCCTCGGCATCCACCGAACGCGGATGCAAGCCATGACGGAACCGCGTTGCCGCGTAGACGAATTCGTGCAGCACCGAGCCGTCGGAGACGAAGCCGTCGCCGGCCGCGGCCTCCGCGCCGACCCGTTCGACGAGCCGTCGCGCGACCAGCTGGACCAGCTCGAGGTCCGTGCATTCTTCGAGCGAGGTGCGCAGCGCGCCCTCCTGCAGGGCCATCGGGGTGGCGTGCACGCGCGGCACCCCGAGTTCCGCCGACAACGACTCGGACAGCGTCGACTTGCCGTTCCCGTAGGCCCCGATCACCGCGATCTTCACGAGGCACCGCCCGGGTTCGCCGGTTGCGGCACGACCGAGCTGTCCGTGACGGAGGCGGCGATGTGCGCGCCCGCGGCCCCGACCGTTCCCCATTCGGCGAGCTGCGCGTCGGTGACCACGACCCGCAGCTCGCGCTCGACCAGCAGGGCGAGCTCGACGAGGTTGATGGAGTCCAGGCCCAGGTCTTCGAACGCGCTGTCGCCCGTGACCGGGTCCGCGGGCAGGTCGACGTTCTCCAGCCGGGTGGTGATCGCCTCGACGAGGTAGCCGACGACCGCTTGTGTCGCTTGATCGTTCATCACAGTTCCTGTCCGTTGGTCAGGTCGGGATCAGATCGGCGGGCTCGGCCTTCACCTCGGGCCACACCAAGGTGGCCGACCCCCAGGTCGTGCCGCCGCCGAACGCGGTGAGCAGCAGCCGGTCGCCGCCGGCGAGCAGGCCCGACGTGACGGCGTCGAGCAAGGCGAGCGGAATCGAGGCGGCCGAGGTGTTGCCCACCCGGTCGAGGTTCATGATCAGCTTCGACCGGTCGGCCGCCAGCCGATCGGCGACCGCGCCGAGGATCCGCTCGTTCGCCTGGTGCCCGACGATCCAGTCGAGGTCCGCGGTCGTCCACCCCGATCGCCGCAGCACCGCTTCCGAGGACTGGGCCATCCGGGTCACCGCGGTGCGGAACACCTCCCGGCCGAGCATCGCGAAGCGGGTGCTGCGGTCGGCGCCGGGATGGGTGCGCTCGTACGAACCCCCGCCGGGAACCCAGACCAGCTGCCGGTCCTCGCCGTTGCTGCCCAGGTCGATGTGCTCCAGGGACGCCGGGGTGCCCGGCTCGGCCGCGCACAGCACGACGGCGCCCGCGCCGTCGCCGAAGATCACCGCCGTGGACCGGTCCTCGCGGTCGAGGATGGTCGAGTACGTCTCGGCGCCGATCACCAGCGCGGACCGCGCGAGCCCACCGGCGAGGAAACCCTTCGCCACCGCGAGCGCGTAGACGAAGCCACTGCACACCGCGGCGACGTCGAACGCCCCGACCGGCCCGAGGCCCAGCCGGGCGGCCACCGCGGGCGCGGTGGCCGGGCAGGGGTGGTCGGGCGTGGTGGTGGCGAGCACGACCAGGTCGACCTCGTCGCGCTGGGCCGAGTCGAGGGCGCGCCGCCCGGCGGCCACCGCCAGGTCGCCGGTGGAGGTCGTGCGCGACCAGTACCGGCCGGCGATGCCGGTCCGGCCGCGGATCCACTCGTCCGAGGTGTCCATCAGCCCGGCGAGATCGGCGTTGCTGACGTGGTTGTCGGGCAGTGCTCCGCCGATCCCGGTGAGCACCACCCCGGTCATCGCACCGCCCCGGCCGGGGCCCGCTGCGCTTCCGGGGTCGTGTCGATCCGCGCGTAGTCGGCCTGGGCCCGCTCGATGGCTTCGTCGATCGACATCCGCGGGGCGAACCCGTAGATGTCGAGGATCTTCTGCAGCCGCTGCGGGATGGTCCCGCCGACGATGTGCACCGGAATACCGAGCTCTTCGAGGTTTTCCAGCAGCATCCGGTCGGCCAGCGCGCGGAACCGTTCGTTGACCGGCCGGTGGCCGTCCTCGACGAGCGGGAACTCGATGGGCAGGTGCACGAACGAGTCGTAGGACTGCTTGGCGTGCTGCTTCGCCGGCACTCCGATCTGCCGCATCACCTCGGCGTAGAAGGACAGCTCGTCGGTCAGCTCGACGTTCTCCAGGTCGACCGACTCGTTGGGGTTGATCCCGACCAGGACGCGCACGGTGCCGTAGCACCACTCGTGCAGCGACGAGCCGTCCGAGACGAACCCGTCCGGCAGGTGGCTCTCGTTGACCGCGCGGCCCTGGTTGCGGCGGGTGATCAGCATGATGATCTCCGCCGCGGTGCACTCCTCGAGCGTCTTGCCCGGTACCGAGATCGGCAGCAGCTCGCGCATGGTGAGCGCCGCGCTGCGCGGCAGCCCGGTCAGGTGCGAAACCGCCATCGTGGTGAGGGTCTTGCCGACGGAATAGGTGCCCGAAATCGCCAGTCGCATGAGGACTCCTTGCTGAGTGCTGGGGGAACGCGGGTCAGGGAACGAGGTGAGCGATCGCGCAGTGGACGGCGACGCCGTAGACGTCGCCGCGGATGTCGGCCACCCGCCAGCGGCCGGTGCCCCGGTCGAGCAGCCGCGGGCGGACGAGCCGGGTCGTCGCGGCCGGGAGGCCGGCCACGTCCCGGGGCCGGGTGGGCCACCGGATCTCCGTCTGCCGCATCCACAGCGTGTTGCTGTCGGCGCGGTCGAACCGGTCCAGCTCGTAGAGCAGGATCTGGCCGAGCTGCAGGGTCACGACGAACGCGTCGACGACCAGGTCCTGCGGACGGACCGGGCCGGACGGCGCCGGGCCGAACCGCGCCCGTGCCGACGCGGTCAGGGTGTCGCGGTCGACGACCACGTCGGACGCGGTGTTGGCACGCTCCGCCCAGCCGGTCGCGAATGGACGCCGTCCGCTCGGCGGCCCGGTCACGTCCGGTACCGGGGCCGTCGTGTCCCGCCGCTCGCCCGGGGGATGCCGCAGGGAAACGACCAGGCGGAGATTGGCGATGGCGCAGTCGAATGTGGTGCACACGACCGACGGCGTGCCGAGGTCCATTGTGGACGCCGCCCGCGCCTCGACCCGGAAGCCGGCCAGCTCTTCTTCGACCGGGGACGATCCGGCGGAGATCCGGATCGTCCCCAGCGCCTCGACGCGCGGGTCGCCGGCGGAAACACCG
Proteins encoded in this region:
- a CDS encoding flavin reductase family protein, which produces MTSAPAAAEVTRHCYARHPAAVAVVAAVVGGTGQAMVCTSLNAVSLSPPIMSVAIRKESTTWPLLRTAETVGVSVLSDLQDDVAFRIARRPAAERLNDIPVVVAADGTAVHVLGAALHYRCRLGTTSEVGDHWLVTLPVLTSTSHDDVNPLVFPIRSRPAG
- a CDS encoding AAA family ATPase: MKIAVIGAYGNGKSTLSESLSAELGVPRVHATPMALQEGALRTSLEECTDLELVQLVARRLVERVGAEAAAGDGFVSDGSVLHEFVYAATRFRHGLHPRSVDAEARPELPREAEIIERVSVEAGRYAAQTYHAFVHVPNERPLADEPPPISEAFRELLDSRMLSVAGNLGVPVIRVKGDRSQRLAMAVRQLGETAGAEAGT
- a CDS encoding acyl carrier protein, with product MNDQATQAVVGYLVEAITTRLENVDLPADPVTGDSAFEDLGLDSINLVELALLVERELRVVVTDAQLAEWGTVGAAGAHIAASVTDSSVVPQPANPGGAS
- a CDS encoding beta-ketoacyl-ACP synthase III; translated protein: MTGVVLTGIGGALPDNHVSNADLAGLMDTSDEWIRGRTGIAGRYWSRTTSTGDLAVAAGRRALDSAQRDEVDLVVLATTTPDHPCPATAPAVAARLGLGPVGAFDVAAVCSGFVYALAVAKGFLAGGLARSALVIGAETYSTILDREDRSTAVIFGDGAGAVVLCAAEPGTPASLEHIDLGSNGEDRQLVWVPGGGSYERTHPGADRSTRFAMLGREVFRTAVTRMAQSSEAVLRRSGWTTADLDWIVGHQANERILGAVADRLAADRSKLIMNLDRVGNTSAASIPLALLDAVTSGLLAGGDRLLLTAFGGGTTWGSATLVWPEVKAEPADLIPT
- a CDS encoding AAA family ATPase, which codes for MRLAISGTYSVGKTLTTMAVSHLTGLPRSAALTMRELLPISVPGKTLEECTAAEIIMLITRRNQGRAVNESHLPDGFVSDGSSLHEWCYGTVRVLVGINPNESVDLENVELTDELSFYAEVMRQIGVPAKQHAKQSYDSFVHLPIEFPLVEDGHRPVNERFRALADRMLLENLEELGIPVHIVGGTIPQRLQKILDIYGFAPRMSIDEAIERAQADYARIDTTPEAQRAPAGAVR
- a CDS encoding AvrD family protein — encoded protein: MAESTRLLLPSLDEYLGPADKRFFGAGYRRPRHSLSAVSVTAHPDGTGVISGVAAVEYPKDWSRKGTADQPPHLSTVDVIVLGERLAALYLQAAFGVSAGDPRVEALGTIRISAGSSPVEEELAGFRVEARAASTMDLGTPSVVCTTFDCAIANLRLVVSLRHPPGERRDTTAPVPDVTGPPSGRRPFATGWAERANTASDVVVDRDTLTASARARFGPAPSGPVRPQDLVVDAFVVTLQLGQILLYELDRFDRADSNTLWMRQTEIRWPTRPRDVAGLPAATTRLVRPRLLDRGTGRWRVADIRGDVYGVAVHCAIAHLVP